TCGTCttctttgcaatttattttgagaaaagaCTCTAAAAATGGCCATTTTATCTATATCTCCACGGTCATTTGTTTACtttgtggaaaaaaaaaaaaaccttagtaTAGAAGCATAGATTCTTGAGCTTAGAggtaaaagggaaaaaaagagttAAAGCTGTTTTATGGGTTCTTTTTAAATTGCTGAGGGTTGAAAATCTAACCTCTGGATTAGTGAGAATTCAATTTGGAGGACTGTTGTGATATCTGTGGAGGAAAGTTTCGGTTTTTGATAGAGATTTTCAAGAGAGCATTCATACAAAGCTATACAAGGAAGTGAAATTGACATCGGAAAGTTTGGGTGAGCGTTAGAGCATTTGGTAGTGTAATGTATAGAGCGAGATTTCTCTACCCTAAGTTAGATTGAAATGATTTTGAAGACCCTCCGAGATATGAATGTGTTCTTACTTGATTAACAGATGATAGCATGGCAATCTTAATGGCATTCCAAAATCCGGAGGTGGATATCTTAGGTTTGACGACTGTATTTGGAAATGTTAGGACGGAAGATGCCACTCGTAATGCCTTACTTCTGGTACGTGCTTGTATTTTTTacttgaaattttcatttgcGATTTTGTTACATTTTGGAATATGTTCATGATCATTTCCTCTTTTTGGGGTGCAAAAGGATAGTGTGAGATCGCAGGGTGTCCAAGTGTTCCTGTAGTTGAAGGCAGCCACGAACCTCTTAAGGTAAAATTCTAGTTATTTCCCTAGCACATCCCGAATAAGATAATCTTTGATTGCAAAACATTGCATTTTGCATTCAAGAAAGCAAAACCAACATGGGACCGCAAGAAAATTGTCCCTTTCTTCACTTAGGCAAGTTTGTTTTAGATATGTACACAATGACTCGAACAAAAATACACATACACGGATATTGTGCCGTCGTTTCATTTAGGCAAGTGCTTTGTGCCTTAGACAAACTAAGCATTCTAATTCTCTGAGTTCCCTTGTGCGCTCTACTACATGAtgattttcatatattactcTGATTTATTGTGCATTTACAATTGAGCCTAACCTTAGTTTATCCGAAAAAGGGTGGGAGGCCACGTGTTGCTGACTTTGTTCATGGCTCTGATGGAATGGGGAATATATTTCTACGTCCGCCAAAAACAGAGAAATCTGATAAGAGTGCCTctgaatttttagttgaaaagGTCTCTCAGTACCCTGGTGAAGTATCCATACTTGCACTTGGACCACTGACAAATGTGGCATTGGTAAGTCTTTGCATGCTTTTTCCttgtttattgttattaattgtAGACTTCAAAAATATGTGCCTAAACTTGGTTATATGTCCAGGCAATCAAAAGAGACTCTTCCTTTCCTAGCAAGGTGAAAAAAATAGTTGTACTTGGTGGCTCATTCTTTGCATTAGGAAATGTTAATCCTGCAGCTGAAGCAAATGTAAGTATAAAAGCTCctaattttatgtttcttaatCATATGGTACATAACATCAttcttcatttttaaaagtttcgGTTAAGGCACTGAAAGCTTCGAAAGTTGAGCTCTTCCTAATGGAACCTCTTttgggttattatttattacttcctCTCAGTCGAAAACTTTTGTAATTCTTTTGCCATAATTTCATCTCTCCCTTTACATCATGACCATGTTATCTCATTGTTCATTAGAAGAGTGAGTTGCAATTTTGATTGAACGGCAGACAAAATTAGTTTGCAATTGAACAAAGTGTAATAGTTGATAGTTGACCATCCATCAAGAAACCATTCAGAATTCTTTCTCGGACTGCAGATTTATGGAGATCCTGAAGCAGCTGATGTTGTGTTTACTTCGGGAGCAAATATCGTTGTTGTTGGGATAAACATTACGACTCAAGTCCAAATGACAGGTAGGACCGTAAATTGTCATTTCTTATTGCAGACAAGCTTCTTTTTTGCATGTTTAGAGGGTAATTTCTTGACAAAGATCATTATCTTTTCTCTGTCAGATGATGACCTCCTCAAATTGAAGCAATCAAATGGGAAGCATGCTCAGCTGCTAAGTGACATGTGCAAATTCTACAGAGATTGGCACGTGAGGTCCGATGGTGTATCCGGTAATCttttgcaaaaattttaaataatggaGAACTACATTTCAGTTTTTCTCTTTGCCTTCTGAAATCTGTTCTAAACCATACTTTTAAGGGAATAAACTGAGAAAAATTTGGTGCCAGGGATATTCCTCCATGATCCTGTCAGTTTCGTGGCACTAGTTCGGCCAGATCTCTTCACATACAAGAAGGGGGTTGTGAGGGTTGAGACGCAGGGCATATGCGTGGGGCATACATTGTTGGATCAAGGATTAAAAAAGTATTTGTTTACAAGCATGCTTATGATTGAATTCAAATAGATGCGCTGTTATTGTAGCTAATGTTAATGCCATAATCTGGTGCAGATGGAATGGAAGCAACCCATGGACAAGCTATTCCCCAGTTTCCGTTGCGTGGACGGTGGATGTGGATGAAGTCcttaattatgttaaaagaaTGTTGATGAAACCGTAAAGGCTTGGGAATACCACTTTGACATTTTAGAAGATTTCCCGGAGATGGGAATTTGCCTTTGATTTCTTCTAAAAGGCCCTTTGTGATTTACTCTTGTTCGCGTTTACCCAGATTTGGGGTTCAAAAAGCTCATAATTGTTGCTAGATCTTCATCTCTCCTTTCACTGAAAAACCTTCACCTTGATGATCCTCAACTAGTCAGAAAAATACTGAAATATGGTGCTTTGatccaaaatattttatgttaatgtCGGGGTTTCAGCTAATTCTTGATGCATTGCAGCAAAATAAATCACATCTTCAATATTAGAGGGGAAATCCAGAGTTTGTTACCAAAAAAGGATTATATGTTCGTACATTGCATATATAATAtgaatgttaaaataaatggattttACTTGCCATGAATATGGTGGGGTAGTGGACAACCAAACAGGAACAGTGGACTTCAATAAAATCTGCAAAACCATTTCTTCGATAGCTCCCGAACTCCAATGACCAAACTGAATAATATTTACCTTTTAAGAAGAAATCATGGAGCACTCTTTAAGttctaaaagtttttttaagttGGGCAAGACAATATACCTCCACTTTTTAAAGTTTCTTTAAAGTTGGGCAATACAATATACCTTTGCTTTTTAAGTCATTGACACATAGAATCTAAAGGTTTTTTGAGTTCACTTATGAAAAAAAGTTGGGTGTGCTTAAATACGGATGGTTTAGTGTGACAAGTTGAAGGACTTGCTGCAGCAAGAGGTTTAGTATGAGATCAAAATGGTAGATGGATCATTAGGTTTAGCATATACTTGGGAAATTGTATAGTGATGGAGGTTGAACTTTGGGGTATCTTGGATGGGTTAAAACTTATCATAGATAGAAGATTTGAGAGGGTCTTAATTCAAACAGATAGTCTCGAAGCTGTTACTATCATTCAGGAAGTTGCCTTTAGAATCTAAAACTCATCCCCCTCAAAAGAATTCATTTAATCCCGGTAAAGGTAAAGCAGTGAAAGATTCAAAATATCCCCTGGGAGGAAACACAGTTGCAAATAGCTTGTTAAGATGATTCGTGATAGAAAACAAAGTTTAAGATGGTTTGAGAATCCTCCTTTGAGGGTCTAGTTTTTTGAGATTATATCTtgtatttttcagaaaaaaaaatcatagatATTAAACTCACTTTAACATCTTTATGATGAAAATAGTCAGTAAATAATGATGCTTTAATGAAGGTTTCAATTTTAAGTTTACCctttaaaagataatttcaGCTAACCATTCATTACGAAGGAtatgatgaaatatatattattttaaaattgtgtgttagtaaaaaaaatttcataagtGTTTTGACGGTGTGAACAATTTTTTGACTTAGCGGTAAGAATATATTATGTTGTAGGCATGAGGGTTtggatttaattttaagtaatcctATCCTCTACCCTCAATTATCACAAGAGAACTTTGAAAGGGTACGTGTATAATAATACGGCCTGattaaatttgattcaatttaaattgatttaaaaattaaaaatttaattttaagtaattttgaactctaaaaaatttgaatccaaaagctccaaactcaaaataatttaatttaagaaagCTCCAACCTAATGATTCAACCCAAAATTGatctaattgaaattgaaaaatattcaatttttagctaaatagtaaaaagacatgaatat
The window above is part of the Gossypium raimondii isolate GPD5lz chromosome 9, ASM2569854v1, whole genome shotgun sequence genome. Proteins encoded here:
- the LOC105799686 gene encoding uridine nucleosidase 1 isoform X2 is translated as MAILMAFQNPEVDILGLTTVFGNVRTEDATRNALLLCEIAGCPSVPVVEGSHEPLKGGRPRVADFVHGSDGMGNIFLRPPKTEKSDKSASEFLVEKVSQYPGEVSILALGPLTNVALAIKRDSSFPSKVKKIVVLGGSFFALGNVNPAAEANIYGDPEAADVVFTSGANIVVVGINITTQVQMTDDDLLKLKQSNGKHAQLLSDMCKFYRDWHVRSDGVSGIFLHDPVSFVALVRPDLFTYKKGVVRVETQGICVGHTLLDQGLKKWNGSNPWTSYSPVSVAWTVDVDEVLNYVKRMLMKP
- the LOC105799686 gene encoding uridine nucleosidase 1 isoform X1 encodes the protein MDFEMEKNSHDGVVVNGGNDGVLGLHAKRKKLIIDTDPGIDDSMAILMAFQNPEVDILGLTTVFGNVRTEDATRNALLLCEIAGCPSVPVVEGSHEPLKGGRPRVADFVHGSDGMGNIFLRPPKTEKSDKSASEFLVEKVSQYPGEVSILALGPLTNVALAIKRDSSFPSKVKKIVVLGGSFFALGNVNPAAEANIYGDPEAADVVFTSGANIVVVGINITTQVQMTDDDLLKLKQSNGKHAQLLSDMCKFYRDWHVRSDGVSGIFLHDPVSFVALVRPDLFTYKKGVVRVETQGICVGHTLLDQGLKKWNGSNPWTSYSPVSVAWTVDVDEVLNYVKRMLMKP